The Salinispora tropica CNB-440 genome has a window encoding:
- a CDS encoding DLW-39 family protein, with protein sequence MFKKLLILVGIVGVAAIVAKRVKETNDERALWHEATTAPDLR encoded by the coding sequence ATGTTCAAGAAGCTGCTGATCCTCGTCGGTATCGTCGGTGTGGCGGCCATCGTGGCCAAGCGAGTCAAGGAAACCAACGACGAGCGGGCCCTTTGGCACGAGGCCACCACCGCGCCCGACCTGCGCTGA
- the dnaN gene encoding DNA polymerase III subunit beta, producing the protein MKFRVERDALAEAVAWTAKSLPNRPSVPVLAGVLLRVTDGNLQVSGFDYEVSSQVTVEVQGDADGATLVSGRLLAEITKALPAKPVDIAAVGAHLELVCGSARFTLPTMPVEDYPTLPEMPVSAGTIDAAAFAAAVAQVAVAAGRDETLPMMTGVRLELSGGTLAMLATDRYRLALREIEWNPEDPEISLNALVPARTLHDTAKALGPLGGQVTMALSQGAAGEGMIGFVGGPRRTTSRLLDGANYPPVRSLFPATQNAQAQVPVSALIEVVKRVALVAERTTPVLLSFSDDGLVVEAGGTEEARASEAMEATFSGDPLTIGFNPQYLIDGLSNMGTQFAVLSFVDAFKPAVISPVGEDGEVVPGYRYLIMPIRVSR; encoded by the coding sequence ATGAAGTTCCGAGTAGAGCGCGACGCGCTCGCCGAGGCCGTGGCCTGGACCGCGAAAAGCCTGCCGAACCGGCCGTCGGTGCCGGTGCTCGCCGGTGTGCTGCTGCGGGTCACCGACGGCAACCTGCAGGTCTCCGGCTTCGACTACGAGGTCTCCAGCCAGGTGACCGTCGAGGTGCAGGGGGACGCCGACGGCGCCACCCTGGTCTCCGGCCGGCTCCTCGCCGAGATCACCAAGGCGCTGCCGGCGAAACCGGTCGACATCGCGGCGGTCGGCGCTCATCTCGAACTCGTCTGCGGCAGCGCCCGCTTCACTCTGCCCACCATGCCGGTCGAGGACTACCCCACCCTCCCGGAGATGCCGGTCAGCGCTGGCACCATCGACGCCGCCGCGTTCGCCGCCGCCGTTGCCCAGGTAGCCGTGGCAGCCGGCCGGGACGAGACCCTGCCGATGATGACCGGCGTCCGGCTGGAGCTCTCCGGCGGCACGTTGGCCATGCTCGCCACCGATCGCTACCGCCTCGCCCTGCGCGAGATCGAGTGGAACCCGGAAGACCCGGAGATCAGCCTCAACGCGCTGGTACCGGCCCGCACGCTGCATGACACCGCCAAGGCCCTGGGGCCGCTCGGCGGTCAGGTAACCATGGCGCTCTCCCAGGGAGCGGCGGGTGAGGGCATGATCGGTTTTGTCGGCGGCCCCCGCCGCACCACCAGCCGACTGCTTGACGGCGCCAACTACCCGCCGGTGCGCTCCCTCTTCCCCGCCACCCAGAACGCGCAGGCCCAGGTCCCGGTCAGCGCGCTCATCGAGGTCGTCAAGCGGGTCGCGCTCGTCGCCGAACGCACCACTCCGGTGCTGCTGAGCTTCAGCGACGACGGACTGGTGGTCGAGGCCGGTGGCACCGAGGAGGCGCGCGCCAGCGAGGCGATGGAGGCCACCTTCAGCGGTGATCCGCTGACCATCGGCTTCAACCCCCAGTACCTGATCGACGGTCTCTCGAACATGGGGACCCAGTTCGCCGTTCTGTCGTTCGTCGACGCCTTCAAGCCGGCGGTGATTTCTCCCGTCGGCGAGGATGGCGAGGTCGTGCCCGGGTATCGCTACCTCATCATGCCGATCCGCGTTTCCCGCTGA
- a CDS encoding PhzF family phenazine biosynthesis protein, which translates to MVIRAIPGLSGNELWQVRVFVGPDAMGNVTGVVTVGSGTRPDDMAAGARLLGYPETAFVRQDAGSVHVTSYSPYERLRLCTQTLLATEHVLRSRRTSGAKLLAGTDVGEVPVRRYEDMAYVVLTGERTRVRAAHSRLPLDGVVHDDALVVDTGRSRSYVNLSADTLEAVWLDPAAVLSYCAAEGVSGICLVARLDNAVRLRVFTTSLAGAEDVATGGAAGGLPAFLAATGGGSRRPVLVRQGHGTALTRGELHVRPLDGAEVAVGGRVVAVSTGRLDPCRLP; encoded by the coding sequence ATGGTGATACGCGCCATCCCCGGTCTGTCGGGCAACGAGTTGTGGCAGGTACGGGTCTTCGTGGGGCCCGACGCCATGGGAAACGTCACCGGCGTGGTGACGGTGGGATCGGGCACGCGGCCCGACGACATGGCGGCCGGTGCGCGCCTGCTCGGCTACCCCGAGACGGCGTTCGTACGCCAGGACGCTGGCTCCGTGCACGTCACCAGCTACTCGCCCTACGAGCGGCTGCGGTTGTGCACCCAGACGCTGCTCGCCACCGAGCACGTGCTGCGGTCCCGGCGGACCTCCGGCGCGAAGCTGCTGGCCGGCACAGACGTGGGTGAGGTGCCGGTGCGCCGGTACGAGGACATGGCGTACGTCGTCCTCACCGGCGAACGTACCCGTGTCCGGGCAGCCCATTCCCGGCTACCGCTCGACGGCGTCGTCCACGACGACGCGCTCGTCGTGGACACCGGCCGCTCCCGCAGCTACGTCAACCTGTCGGCGGACACATTGGAGGCGGTCTGGTTGGATCCCGCCGCCGTGCTGAGCTACTGCGCTGCGGAGGGCGTCAGCGGGATCTGTCTGGTCGCCCGCCTCGACAACGCGGTCCGGCTGCGCGTGTTCACCACCTCCCTGGCCGGCGCGGAGGATGTGGCCACCGGAGGGGCTGCCGGCGGTCTGCCGGCATTTCTCGCGGCTACCGGCGGTGGCTCCCGGCGGCCGGTTCTGGTCCGGCAGGGACACGGGACCGCCCTGACCCGGGGCGAGCTGCACGTGCGTCCGCTCGATGGTGCGGAGGTCGCCGTCGGGGGGCGGGTGGTCGCGGTGTCGACGGGGCGACTGGACCCGTGCCGTCTACCGTGA
- the gnd gene encoding phosphogluconate dehydrogenase (NAD(+)-dependent, decarboxylating) gives MARSCPGIATSSCRSAFPADRTRDEPRRTEVRTMQLGLVGLGRMGGNMRERLRAAGHEVIGYDNQAELSDVASLAEMAKKLDAPRAVWVMVPAAVTDETITKLAEVLDTGDIIVDGGNSRFSDDAPRAERLNERGIGYVDAGVSGGVWGRQNGYALMVGGAKEHVDRLMPIFEALKPAGEFGFVHAGPVGAGHYAKMVHNGVEYGLMHAYAEGYELLAKSELVTDVPGVFKSWREGTVVRSWLLDLLDRALDEDPKLAELSPYTEDTGEGRWTVDEAVRLAVPMNVIAAALFARFASRQDDSPAMKAVAALRQQFGGHAVRKR, from the coding sequence ATGGCGAGGTCGTGCCCGGGTATCGCTACCTCATCATGCCGATCCGCGTTTCCCGCTGATCGCACCCGAGACGAACCACGACGCACGGAGGTAAGGACAATGCAGCTCGGCCTGGTAGGGCTCGGCCGCATGGGCGGCAACATGCGTGAGCGGCTGCGCGCCGCTGGGCATGAGGTGATCGGGTACGACAACCAGGCCGAGCTGAGCGACGTCGCGAGCCTGGCGGAGATGGCGAAGAAGCTGGACGCGCCCCGCGCAGTGTGGGTCATGGTCCCTGCCGCCGTCACCGACGAGACCATCACCAAGCTGGCGGAGGTGCTCGACACCGGCGACATCATCGTTGACGGCGGAAACTCGCGGTTCAGCGACGATGCCCCGCGCGCCGAGCGGCTGAACGAGCGCGGCATTGGGTACGTCGATGCCGGGGTTTCCGGGGGCGTTTGGGGCCGACAGAACGGGTACGCCCTCATGGTCGGCGGTGCCAAGGAACACGTTGACCGACTGATGCCGATCTTCGAGGCGCTCAAGCCGGCCGGAGAATTCGGCTTCGTGCACGCCGGGCCGGTCGGTGCCGGACACTACGCCAAGATGGTGCACAACGGCGTCGAGTACGGTCTCATGCACGCCTACGCCGAGGGCTACGAACTGCTCGCCAAGTCCGAGCTGGTCACCGATGTCCCCGGCGTCTTCAAGTCGTGGCGGGAGGGCACGGTCGTCCGCTCCTGGCTGCTCGACCTCCTCGACCGTGCTCTCGACGAGGACCCGAAGCTGGCCGAGCTGAGCCCCTACACGGAGGACACCGGCGAGGGTCGGTGGACCGTGGACGAGGCGGTCCGACTCGCTGTTCCGATGAACGTCATCGCCGCCGCGCTCTTCGCCCGTTTCGCCTCCCGCCAGGACGACTCGCCCGCGATGAAGGCCGTCGCCGCGCTGCGCCAGCAGTTCGGCGGGCACGCCGTTCGCAAGCGCTGA
- a CDS encoding VOC family protein — protein MLNHLGIQVCDLDASLAFYDAVLAPLDGHRLMEFPEAVGYGSSTPDFWLSPLSGAPGGVESHIAFTAPDRAAVQAFHDAAVALGAEVLHAPRVWPEYHPTYFGAFVRDPDGNNVEAVCHRPE, from the coding sequence GTGCTCAACCACCTCGGCATTCAGGTGTGCGATCTCGACGCCAGTCTTGCCTTTTACGATGCTGTCCTGGCCCCACTTGATGGGCATCGCCTGATGGAGTTCCCGGAGGCGGTCGGCTATGGCAGCAGCACTCCCGACTTCTGGCTCAGCCCGCTGAGTGGCGCGCCCGGGGGAGTCGAGTCGCACATCGCCTTCACCGCGCCCGACCGGGCTGCCGTGCAGGCGTTCCACGACGCCGCAGTGGCGCTCGGGGCGGAGGTGCTCCATGCGCCCCGGGTCTGGCCGGAATATCACCCGACATACTTCGGTGCTTTCGTCCGCGATCCGGATGGAAACAACGTCGAGGCGGTCTGCCATCGGCCAGAGTGA
- a CDS encoding DUF3566 domain-containing protein, producing MTETQAKSGNAGNSANPVDEDGATSGAPAAGRAAVGRATVPADVPAPKFTRAPGMAPPPDKPAEEPEPGEEPAEATKAETPRTSGAAAETTSAATQPSTSGGAGQTSTAAGSTAAALGGANGLPRFGDTGSQPRVTGTARPQPNSAGRPQGGSLPPGISGVAAVGAARVGEAVRAARTAVSSAASRGPRRARLNLRRIDPWSVMKFAFAVSVVLFIVVVVATSVLYLALDAMGVFASVNDSLSDLVNAGGGQNTNGFQITARGVILSSALIGLVNVVLFTALATLGAFVYNVCADLVGGVELTLAERD from the coding sequence ATGACGGAGACACAGGCGAAGTCGGGGAACGCGGGTAACTCGGCTAACCCAGTCGACGAGGACGGCGCCACGAGCGGTGCCCCAGCCGCCGGGCGGGCGGCAGTGGGCCGGGCCACCGTCCCCGCCGACGTGCCGGCCCCGAAGTTCACGAGGGCTCCGGGGATGGCCCCGCCGCCGGACAAGCCGGCCGAGGAGCCGGAACCCGGCGAGGAACCGGCTGAGGCCACGAAGGCCGAGACACCGCGGACCAGTGGTGCCGCCGCTGAGACGACCTCCGCGGCCACCCAGCCGTCGACCTCCGGTGGTGCTGGGCAGACCAGCACGGCCGCCGGGAGCACTGCTGCCGCCCTGGGTGGTGCGAACGGCCTCCCCCGATTCGGTGACACCGGGAGCCAGCCGCGGGTCACCGGGACCGCTCGCCCCCAGCCGAACTCCGCTGGCCGGCCTCAGGGCGGTAGTCTCCCGCCGGGAATCAGTGGGGTGGCGGCCGTCGGGGCGGCGCGGGTCGGTGAGGCGGTACGCGCGGCGCGTACCGCGGTCAGCTCTGCCGCGTCTCGCGGGCCGCGCCGGGCCCGGCTGAACCTGCGGCGGATCGACCCATGGTCGGTGATGAAGTTCGCCTTCGCCGTTTCGGTGGTGCTCTTCATCGTCGTCGTGGTCGCGACCTCGGTGCTGTATCTGGCGCTGGACGCGATGGGCGTGTTCGCCAGCGTCAACGACAGCCTGAGTGATCTGGTCAACGCGGGCGGCGGCCAGAACACCAACGGCTTCCAGATCACCGCCCGCGGCGTGATCCTGAGTTCCGCGTTGATCGGCCTGGTCAACGTCGTGCTGTTCACGGCGCTGGCAACGCTGGGCGCATTCGTCTACAACGTCTGCGCCGACCTGGTGGGCGGTGTCGAGCTGACGCTCGCCGAGCGCGACTGA
- the gyrA gene encoding DNA gyrase subunit A, whose translation MTDTPESTPNEPDVPETAGAVVAHDRIEPVGLEVEMQRSYLDYAMSVIVGRALPDVRDGLKPVHRKILYAMFDSGYRPDRGYVKCSRVVGDVMGQFHPHGDSAIYDALVRMAQPWALRYPLVDGNGNFGSPGNDPAAAMRYTECKLEPLAMEMLRDIDEDTVDLQDNYDGRAKEPTILPSRIPNLLVNGSEGIAVGMATKIPPHNLREIGAAVQWCLEHPEADEASTLEALLGIVKGPDFPTHGLIVGRAGIQDAYRTGRGSIRMRAVVEVEEDKRGRPALVVSELPYQVNPDNLAERIAELIKEGKLAGIADIRDESSGRTGMRLVLVLKRDAVAKVVLNNLYKHTQLQETFGANMLALVDGVPRTLNLAQFIRYYVAHQIEVIRRRTAFRLRKAEERAHILRGLAKALDALDEVIALIRRSPTVDDARQGLIRLLEIDEIQATAILDMQLRRLAALERQRILDDLAKLELEIADFKDILAKPERQRRIVSEELGEIVAKWGDDRRTQIIPFDGEVSMEDLIAREDIVVTITRTGYAKRTKVDAYRSQRRGGKGVSGASLRQDDIVSHFFVCSTHDWILFFTNKGRVYRAKAYELPEASRVAKGQHVANLLAFQPDEQIAQIIEISDYQVAPYLVLATKNGVVKKTRLEEFDSNRSGGIIAINLREDDELVGAALVAPEQDLLLVSKNALAIRFNATDEALRPMGRATSGVIGMRFSEDDELLAMEVVRHGLDVLVATNGGYAKRTPIEEYPVQGRGGKGVLTAKITERRGGLVGAVVIDPDDELFAITSNGGVIRTPVKPVRRTRDRNTMGVKLMDLPDGVTIVAIARNADEPDEQD comes from the coding sequence GTGACCGATACCCCCGAGTCCACACCGAACGAGCCCGACGTCCCCGAGACCGCCGGCGCCGTCGTGGCGCACGACCGGATCGAGCCGGTCGGGCTCGAGGTGGAGATGCAGCGTTCCTACCTCGACTACGCCATGAGCGTGATCGTCGGGCGGGCGCTGCCGGACGTCCGGGACGGGCTGAAGCCGGTCCACCGCAAGATCCTCTACGCGATGTTCGACTCGGGGTACCGGCCCGACCGGGGGTACGTGAAGTGCTCTCGGGTGGTCGGCGATGTGATGGGCCAGTTCCATCCGCACGGCGACTCGGCGATCTACGACGCCCTGGTCCGGATGGCCCAGCCCTGGGCGCTGCGCTACCCGCTGGTGGATGGCAACGGCAACTTCGGGTCGCCGGGCAACGATCCGGCCGCGGCGATGCGGTACACCGAGTGCAAGCTCGAACCGCTGGCGATGGAGATGCTGCGGGACATCGACGAGGACACCGTCGACCTGCAGGACAACTACGACGGGCGGGCCAAGGAGCCCACGATCCTGCCGTCCCGGATCCCCAACCTACTGGTCAACGGCTCCGAAGGCATCGCGGTCGGAATGGCCACCAAGATCCCACCGCACAACCTGCGGGAGATCGGCGCGGCGGTGCAGTGGTGCCTGGAGCACCCGGAGGCCGACGAGGCGAGCACTCTGGAAGCCCTTCTGGGGATCGTCAAGGGTCCGGACTTCCCGACCCACGGCCTGATCGTCGGCCGGGCGGGGATCCAGGACGCGTACCGCACCGGTCGCGGCTCGATCCGGATGCGCGCCGTGGTCGAGGTCGAGGAGGACAAGCGGGGCCGGCCAGCGCTGGTGGTCAGCGAGCTGCCGTACCAGGTGAACCCCGACAACCTGGCCGAGCGGATCGCTGAGCTGATCAAGGAGGGGAAGCTCGCCGGAATCGCCGACATCCGGGACGAGTCCTCCGGCCGGACCGGCATGCGGCTGGTGCTGGTGCTCAAGCGCGACGCGGTCGCCAAGGTGGTGCTGAACAACCTCTACAAGCACACCCAGCTTCAGGAGACCTTCGGCGCGAACATGCTGGCGCTGGTGGACGGCGTGCCGCGCACGCTCAACCTGGCCCAGTTCATCCGCTACTACGTCGCTCACCAGATCGAGGTGATCCGCCGGCGGACGGCGTTCCGGCTGCGTAAGGCCGAGGAACGGGCGCACATCCTGCGCGGTCTGGCCAAGGCGCTGGACGCCCTCGACGAGGTGATCGCGCTGATCCGGCGCTCGCCGACGGTGGATGACGCGCGGCAGGGTCTGATCCGGTTGCTGGAGATCGACGAGATCCAGGCCACCGCGATCCTGGACATGCAGCTGCGGCGGCTGGCCGCGCTGGAACGGCAGCGGATTCTCGACGACCTGGCGAAGCTCGAGCTGGAGATCGCCGACTTCAAGGACATTCTGGCGAAGCCGGAGCGGCAGCGGCGGATCGTCTCGGAGGAGCTGGGTGAGATCGTCGCGAAGTGGGGCGACGACCGGCGTACCCAGATCATTCCGTTCGACGGCGAGGTCTCGATGGAGGACCTGATCGCCCGCGAGGACATCGTCGTCACCATTACCCGAACCGGGTACGCGAAGCGCACCAAGGTGGACGCGTACCGCTCGCAGCGGCGGGGCGGTAAGGGGGTCAGCGGCGCCTCGCTGCGGCAGGACGACATCGTCAGCCATTTCTTCGTGTGCTCGACGCACGACTGGATTTTGTTCTTCACCAACAAGGGTCGGGTGTACCGGGCCAAGGCGTATGAGCTCCCGGAAGCCAGTAGGGTGGCCAAGGGCCAACACGTGGCCAATCTGCTCGCCTTCCAACCAGACGAGCAGATCGCACAGATCATCGAGATTTCCGACTACCAGGTCGCCCCCTACCTGGTTCTGGCCACAAAGAACGGAGTGGTAAAGAAGACGAGGCTCGAGGAGTTCGACTCCAACCGGTCCGGCGGCATCATCGCGATCAACCTGCGCGAGGACGACGAACTGGTCGGTGCCGCCCTGGTGGCGCCGGAGCAGGATCTCCTGCTGGTGTCGAAGAACGCCTTGGCGATCCGGTTCAACGCCACCGACGAGGCGCTGCGGCCGATGGGGCGGGCTACCTCGGGTGTGATCGGGATGCGGTTCAGCGAGGACGACGAGTTGCTCGCGATGGAGGTCGTCCGGCACGGCCTGGACGTCCTGGTGGCTACCAACGGCGGCTACGCGAAACGTACTCCGATTGAGGAATACCCGGTCCAGGGCCGGGGAGGTAAGGGCGTGCTGACTGCGAAGATCACCGAGCGGCGCGGTGGTCTGGTCGGTGCTGTGGTGATCGACCCGGACGACGAGCTCTTCGCTATCACCAGTAACGGTGGTGTCATTCGGACTCCGGTGAAGCCTGTACGCCGTACGCGCGACCGGAACACAATGGGGGTCAAGCTGATGGACCTTCCGGATGGCGTAACCATCGTGGCGATTGCTCGCAATGCCGACGAGCCTGACGAACAGGACTAG
- the recF gene encoding DNA replication/repair protein RecF (All proteins in this family for which functions are known are DNA-binding proteins that assist the filamentation of RecA onto DNA for the initiation of recombination or recombinational repair.) produces MYVRRLELVDFRSYERVGVDLEPGANVLVGPNGVGKTNLIEALGYVATLDSHRVATDAPLVRMGAAAGIIRCAVVHEGRELLVELEIVPGRANRARLGRSPARRARDVLGALRLVLFAPEDLELVRGDPAQRRRYLDDLLVLRQPRYAGVRTDYERVVRQRNALLRTAYLARKTGGTRGGDLSTLAVWDDHLARHGAELLAGRLDLVAALAPHVNRAYDAVAAGAGAAGIAYRSSVELASSTADRADLTAALSDALAAGRTAEIERGTTLVGPHRDELTLTLGPLPAKGYASHGESWSFALALRLAGYDLLRADGIEPVLVLDDVFAELDTGRRDRLAELVGDASQLLVTCAVEEDLPARLRGARFVVREGEVQRVG; encoded by the coding sequence GTGTACGTTCGCCGGCTGGAACTCGTCGACTTCCGCTCGTACGAGCGGGTCGGCGTGGACCTCGAACCAGGGGCGAACGTCCTGGTCGGTCCGAACGGGGTCGGCAAGACCAACCTGATCGAGGCGCTCGGCTACGTGGCGACCCTGGACTCCCACCGGGTCGCCACTGACGCCCCGCTGGTCCGGATGGGTGCCGCCGCGGGGATCATTCGCTGCGCCGTGGTGCATGAGGGCCGGGAGCTACTGGTCGAGTTGGAGATCGTTCCGGGGCGGGCCAACCGGGCCCGGCTCGGTCGGTCCCCGGCCCGGCGGGCCCGGGACGTCCTCGGTGCCCTGCGGCTGGTGCTCTTTGCCCCAGAGGACCTGGAACTGGTCCGGGGCGACCCGGCGCAGCGGCGCCGCTACCTCGACGATCTGCTGGTGCTCCGACAGCCCCGGTACGCCGGGGTGCGGACCGACTACGAGCGGGTGGTCCGGCAGCGGAACGCCCTGCTGCGCACCGCGTACCTGGCGCGCAAGACCGGTGGCACCCGCGGCGGCGACCTCTCCACGCTCGCGGTCTGGGACGACCACCTCGCGCGGCACGGCGCCGAGTTGCTCGCGGGTCGGCTCGACCTCGTCGCCGCGCTCGCCCCCCACGTCAACCGGGCGTACGACGCGGTGGCCGCGGGTGCGGGCGCCGCTGGCATCGCCTACCGGTCGTCGGTCGAGCTGGCCAGTTCGACCGCGGACCGGGCGGACCTGACCGCGGCGCTGAGCGACGCGCTCGCCGCCGGCCGCACAGCCGAGATCGAGCGGGGGACCACCCTGGTCGGCCCGCACCGGGACGAGCTCACCCTGACTCTGGGGCCACTGCCCGCGAAGGGGTACGCCAGCCACGGCGAGTCCTGGTCGTTCGCGCTGGCACTCCGGCTCGCCGGGTACGACCTGCTGCGCGCTGACGGGATCGAGCCGGTGTTGGTGCTGGATGACGTCTTCGCCGAACTGGACACCGGCCGGCGGGATCGCCTCGCCGAGTTGGTCGGTGACGCGAGCCAACTCCTGGTGACCTGCGCGGTGGAGGAGGATCTCCCCGCGCGTCTGCGCGGAGCGCGATTCGTTGTCCGCGAGGGAGAGGTACAGCGTGTCGGATGA
- the gyrB gene encoding DNA topoisomerase (ATP-hydrolyzing) subunit B, whose protein sequence is MAAQDKQEYGAESITVLEGLEAVRKRPGMYIGSTGERGLHHLVWEVVDNAVDEALAGHCDTIDVVLLADGGVRVTDNGRGFPVDPHPKLKKPGVEVALTVLHAGGKFDGKAYAVSGGLHGVGVSVVNALSTRMAVEIQKDGYVWRQSYTDSKPTPLEKGESTDATGSAVSFWPDPRVFETVAFDFQTIYRRLQEMAFLNRGLTIHFLDERVDEGDDGKMREVTFCYQGGIADFVRHLNASKTSIHKSVVEFGTEEDGMSVEIAMQWNESYGESVYTFANNINTHEGGTHEEGFRSALTSVINRYGAEKRLLKSDEKLSGEDIREGLAAIISVKLTNPQFEGQTKTKLGNTPVKSFVQRVCNEWLVDWLDRNPAEAKVIITKASQAARARVAAQQARKLARRKSLLESGSMPGKLADCQSTDPRECEVFIVEGDSAGGSAKQGRDPRTQAILPIRGKILNVEKARIDRVLKNNEVQALITALGTGIHDDFDIEKLRYHKIVLMADADVDGQHIQTLLLTLLFRFMRPLVELGHVYLAAPPLYKIKWNRKGDDAQYAYSDRERDGLIALRQQKKPNAKPDDIQRFKGLGEMNYPELWETTMNPATRTLRQVTLDDAATADELFSVLMGEDVEARRSFIQRNAKDVRFLDI, encoded by the coding sequence GTGGCAGCGCAGGACAAGCAGGAGTACGGCGCCGAGTCGATCACCGTCCTCGAAGGGCTGGAGGCGGTCCGCAAGCGCCCCGGTATGTACATCGGGTCCACCGGCGAACGCGGTCTGCACCACCTGGTGTGGGAGGTCGTGGACAACGCGGTGGATGAGGCGCTGGCCGGGCACTGCGACACCATTGACGTGGTGCTGCTCGCCGACGGCGGGGTTCGGGTCACTGATAACGGCCGTGGTTTCCCGGTCGACCCGCATCCGAAGCTCAAGAAGCCGGGCGTCGAGGTGGCACTGACCGTGCTGCACGCCGGCGGAAAGTTCGACGGCAAGGCGTACGCCGTCTCCGGTGGCCTGCACGGCGTCGGGGTGTCGGTCGTGAACGCCCTCTCCACCCGGATGGCCGTCGAGATCCAGAAGGACGGCTACGTCTGGCGGCAGTCGTACACGGACTCGAAGCCGACGCCGTTGGAGAAGGGTGAGTCGACCGACGCCACCGGCTCGGCGGTCTCCTTCTGGCCCGATCCCAGGGTCTTCGAGACGGTTGCCTTCGACTTCCAGACCATCTACCGCCGGCTCCAGGAGATGGCCTTCCTCAACCGCGGTCTCACCATCCACTTCCTCGACGAGCGAGTCGACGAGGGCGACGATGGCAAGATGCGGGAGGTCACCTTCTGCTACCAGGGTGGCATCGCCGACTTCGTCCGGCACCTCAACGCTTCGAAGACCTCGATTCACAAGTCGGTGGTCGAGTTCGGCACCGAGGAAGACGGCATGTCGGTCGAGATCGCCATGCAGTGGAACGAGTCGTATGGCGAGTCGGTCTACACCTTCGCCAACAACATCAACACGCATGAGGGCGGCACCCACGAGGAAGGCTTCCGATCGGCGCTGACCAGTGTCATCAACCGGTACGGTGCGGAGAAGCGGCTGCTCAAGAGTGACGAGAAGCTCTCGGGGGAGGATATCCGGGAGGGACTGGCGGCGATCATCTCGGTGAAGCTGACCAACCCGCAGTTCGAGGGGCAGACCAAGACCAAGCTGGGCAACACGCCGGTCAAGAGTTTCGTGCAGCGGGTCTGCAACGAGTGGCTGGTTGACTGGCTGGACCGTAACCCGGCCGAGGCGAAGGTCATCATCACCAAGGCATCCCAGGCGGCACGTGCCCGGGTCGCCGCCCAGCAGGCCCGTAAGTTGGCCCGCCGTAAGTCGCTGCTGGAGTCCGGCTCGATGCCGGGTAAGTTGGCCGACTGCCAGTCGACCGATCCCCGCGAGTGCGAGGTCTTCATCGTTGAGGGCGACTCGGCGGGCGGCTCCGCCAAGCAGGGACGCGACCCGCGGACGCAGGCGATCCTGCCGATCCGCGGCAAGATCCTCAATGTGGAGAAGGCGCGGATCGACCGGGTCCTGAAGAACAACGAGGTCCAGGCGCTGATCACCGCGCTCGGCACCGGCATCCACGACGACTTCGACATCGAGAAGCTGCGGTACCACAAGATTGTGTTGATGGCCGACGCGGATGTCGACGGTCAGCACATCCAGACGTTGTTGCTGACTCTGCTCTTCCGCTTCATGCGACCACTGGTCGAGTTGGGGCACGTCTACCTGGCCGCCCCGCCGCTCTACAAGATCAAGTGGAATCGGAAGGGGGACGATGCGCAGTACGCTTACTCCGACCGAGAGCGGGATGGGTTGATCGCCCTGCGGCAGCAGAAGAAGCCCAACGCCAAGCCGGACGACATCCAGCGGTTCAAGGGGCTCGGCGAGATGAACTATCCCGAGCTTTGGGAGACCACGATGAACCCGGCTACGCGTACCCTGCGGCAGGTCACGCTCGACGACGCGGCGACCGCGGACGAGCTGTTCAGCGTGCTGATGGGGGAGGATGTCGAGGCTCGTCGCTCGTTTATCCAGCGTAATGCCAAGGACGTGCGGTTCCTGGACATCTGA
- a CDS encoding DUF721 domain-containing protein: MSDEVVPAAGPRGGSATGADGSAPAATGGAEEPAGPQLARAVLDAAKARRQAAQPQRRSRNGGASGGGRRPRGYSGPGPDPRDPQPLGAVLDRLVKARGWQQPAAEATVFGAWERVVGPDVAQHSRPVKLDGGELTVEARSTAWATQLRLLAGSLLQQIAREVGHNVVRRLHIHGPAAPSWSRGPRRVRGRGPRDTYG, encoded by the coding sequence GTGTCGGATGAGGTGGTGCCCGCCGCCGGACCCCGCGGGGGGTCGGCGACCGGCGCGGACGGGTCTGCCCCGGCGGCTACTGGCGGGGCCGAAGAACCGGCCGGGCCGCAACTCGCACGGGCCGTGCTGGATGCGGCGAAGGCTCGGCGTCAGGCGGCGCAGCCGCAACGGCGCAGCCGCAACGGTGGGGCGAGCGGTGGGGGGCGACGGCCGCGGGGCTACTCCGGCCCGGGGCCGGATCCGCGCGACCCGCAGCCGCTCGGCGCGGTACTGGACCGGCTGGTGAAGGCCCGGGGCTGGCAACAACCGGCGGCCGAAGCGACGGTCTTTGGCGCCTGGGAACGGGTGGTCGGCCCGGACGTGGCCCAGCACAGCCGGCCGGTAAAGCTGGACGGTGGTGAGCTGACCGTGGAGGCACGCTCGACCGCCTGGGCCACCCAGCTCCGGCTGCTCGCCGGCTCGCTGCTGCAACAGATCGCCCGCGAGGTGGGCCACAACGTCGTACGCCGACTACACATCCACGGTCCGGCCGCGCCGTCCTGGTCGCGTGGCCCTCGTCGGGTGCGGGGCCGCGGCCCCCGGGACACCTACGGCTGA